A single genomic interval of uncultured Pseudodesulfovibrio sp. harbors:
- a CDS encoding HD domain-containing phosphohydrolase, whose amino-acid sequence MTPLKKYIRPGVLRNFLRKAFELSAGKCVYAISYEGEVVLAEGTDSMSGFDDDKPNVLCSRLVFSDIHGGRIHMRVPTDATEDECAQYERQLNFTTYSIQEVIDMERARRSIAEEALSKYRELALLHRSVPAINMSLRLRDVVGALINECRRENYPGEMAMVFLSEPGSNHYRLAVQFGVPFGVQAQNVADSDLFIKVVEGCKGEIVNDLSKDSRWQNELPGLGCMALIPIVSPNRCEGMLLLASENTGLYEAAHHKSLSTLASVAGISVSNAFNFESIQRLMNAILQALAEAIDSRDPFTAGHSERVAHLAVAFAFALGDSAAIKGLNFSDQELREIYYAGVLHDVGKIGIKEDVLTKNTRLPDRRMEVVRARLQLHGQLSDFDWVEAYERLRSINKAMSPNAEELEYVRNLGKKSWGIGEERLPLLYDDELDVLLLEYGNLTQEEREEIQRHPAESERILQHIPMPEGYGDMLTIIRQHHERMDGSGYPDRLSGDEILIQSRLMSIVDIYDAVTQERHYKPAFTRSEAMKILQKESAEGKLDERLVNFFLENIEKIESLSERVKSTRITHLSEIGNFVNL is encoded by the coding sequence ATGACTCCCCTCAAGAAGTACATACGTCCGGGCGTGCTCCGCAACTTTTTGCGAAAGGCTTTCGAGCTTTCCGCGGGTAAATGCGTGTACGCCATCAGCTATGAGGGAGAGGTTGTTCTCGCTGAGGGAACCGATTCCATGAGCGGGTTTGACGACGACAAGCCGAACGTACTGTGCTCAAGGCTCGTTTTCAGCGACATCCATGGAGGGCGCATCCATATGCGGGTGCCTACGGATGCTACCGAAGACGAATGTGCACAGTACGAACGCCAGTTGAATTTTACGACGTACTCCATTCAGGAAGTGATCGACATGGAGCGTGCCCGACGTTCCATCGCCGAAGAAGCCCTTTCCAAATACCGTGAGCTTGCCTTGCTGCACAGGTCGGTTCCCGCCATCAACATGTCCCTGCGGCTGCGGGATGTTGTCGGCGCGCTGATCAATGAATGCCGCCGGGAAAACTATCCCGGTGAAATGGCCATGGTTTTTCTTTCTGAACCGGGGAGCAACCATTATCGCCTTGCGGTGCAGTTCGGCGTCCCATTCGGCGTCCAGGCGCAGAATGTGGCGGACAGTGACCTTTTCATCAAGGTTGTCGAAGGCTGCAAAGGGGAGATTGTCAACGATCTCTCAAAAGATTCGCGTTGGCAGAACGAGCTTCCCGGGCTTGGGTGCATGGCCCTGATTCCCATTGTTTCGCCCAATCGGTGCGAGGGAATGCTTCTTCTCGCCTCCGAAAATACGGGGCTCTACGAGGCGGCACATCATAAGAGTCTTTCCACACTGGCTTCGGTGGCAGGTATTTCCGTAAGCAACGCCTTCAATTTCGAGAGTATTCAGCGACTCATGAATGCCATTCTGCAAGCTCTTGCCGAGGCCATTGATTCTCGGGATCCTTTTACTGCCGGTCATTCCGAGCGGGTGGCGCATCTTGCCGTGGCCTTTGCCTTTGCTCTTGGCGATTCGGCAGCGATCAAAGGCCTCAACTTTTCCGATCAGGAATTGCGTGAGATTTATTATGCTGGTGTGCTGCACGATGTCGGCAAGATCGGCATCAAGGAAGATGTGCTGACGAAGAACACCCGTCTTCCGGATCGGCGCATGGAAGTGGTGCGGGCCCGTTTGCAGCTTCACGGCCAGCTTTCCGATTTTGATTGGGTGGAGGCATATGAGCGTTTGCGTTCCATCAACAAGGCCATGTCTCCGAACGCCGAAGAACTGGAGTATGTCAGAAATCTCGGTAAAAAGAGTTGGGGCATCGGGGAAGAACGTCTCCCCCTGCTGTACGACGACGAGCTTGATGTGCTTCTGCTTGAATACGGCAACCTGACGCAGGAAGAGCGTGAAGAGATTCAGCGCCATCCGGCGGAGAGTGAGCGTATTCTCCAGCATATCCCGATGCCTGAAGGGTACGGCGACATGCTGACCATTATTCGCCAGCACCATGAGCGCATGGATGGCTCCGGATATCCGGACCGTCTCTCGGGCGATGAAATTCTTATTCAGAGTCGACTCATGTCCATTGTGGATATTTATGACGCCGTGACTCAGGAGCGCCATTACAAACCCGCATTCACACGTAGTGAAGCCATGAAGATTCTGCAAAAGGAATCAGCGGAAGGCAAACTGGATGAAAGGCTGGTCAATTTCTTTCTTGAGAATATCGAGAAGATCGAGAGCCTGTCCGAGCGGGTCAAATCCACACGTATCACTCACCTTTCCGAGATCGGCAATTTCGTCAATCTATAG
- a CDS encoding DUF885 family protein: protein MKIKLTSRYFAYMGKHFPVMCSSGAFPFLPPVADAANRLDRFDDLSKKGISRHVAKLTKFKRDFNAAESKAKTPEDRAVANALALSASGAIAELDGIRSWQKSPELYLQVAFTGLAQASEMPSKTEKEREKRFIKRLKALPSLLAIAPHNIEAISTTSRGIAQTMVRDCARYLTELGKSDLGKTGKAPRFLQECLSALRDFDKFILARPELPEDEGPAFEDMLVNVAGTHRPANEIYAIAEKEYHSRLESLNWLESEIGSNWREAFSQYAGSAEEDIEAMDLVIREMHLLRAFIFETALPGVFNDSPLRIQPQPQHLASTQRPIHYEPALGAWDDEPSRCHVSPQIFTGRGFRDDPTHLARMRREYVFMAARQSYPGRHLLDSQRRALKNSPMSQVTNPLFTAGWLSFAENLLDELGYLTRPLDRLVHHQRGLSRAALAMIDAGLAAGTLDQDKCLEILDGAGFSREESLTRVRAIRLAPASRVMPVLGLHELKKLRADSNLEISEFCKRIFAHGQIPLGRLNGLMKG from the coding sequence ATGAAAATCAAGCTCACGTCCAGATACTTCGCTTACATGGGGAAACACTTCCCCGTCATGTGCTCATCCGGAGCCTTTCCGTTCCTGCCGCCAGTGGCCGACGCCGCAAACAGGCTGGACCGATTTGACGACCTGTCAAAAAAAGGCATTTCCCGCCATGTGGCAAAGCTGACCAAATTCAAGCGGGATTTCAACGCAGCCGAATCAAAGGCCAAGACACCGGAAGACCGCGCCGTGGCCAACGCGCTCGCTCTCAGCGCCAGCGGGGCCATCGCGGAACTCGACGGTATCCGTTCATGGCAGAAGAGTCCGGAACTGTACCTTCAGGTGGCCTTTACCGGTCTTGCTCAAGCTTCTGAAATGCCGAGCAAGACAGAAAAGGAAAGAGAAAAGCGTTTCATCAAGCGCCTCAAGGCTCTCCCCTCGCTGCTTGCCATTGCCCCGCACAACATCGAAGCTATCAGTACGACCAGCCGAGGCATAGCGCAAACCATGGTTCGCGACTGTGCCCGCTACCTGACCGAGCTGGGTAAAAGCGACCTTGGAAAAACCGGCAAGGCTCCCCGGTTTCTACAGGAGTGCCTGTCCGCACTCAGGGATTTCGACAAATTCATCCTTGCCCGCCCGGAATTGCCGGAAGACGAAGGTCCGGCCTTTGAGGACATGCTCGTCAACGTTGCCGGGACGCACCGGCCTGCCAATGAAATTTACGCTATCGCCGAAAAGGAATATCATTCCCGCCTTGAATCCCTGAACTGGCTTGAATCGGAAATCGGTTCGAACTGGCGTGAGGCTTTCAGCCAGTATGCAGGATCAGCCGAAGAAGATATCGAGGCAATGGACCTCGTCATACGCGAAATGCATCTGCTGCGCGCATTCATCTTCGAAACCGCCCTTCCCGGCGTATTCAATGACAGCCCTCTGCGTATCCAGCCCCAGCCGCAGCACCTCGCATCGACCCAGCGTCCCATCCACTATGAACCGGCACTGGGAGCCTGGGATGACGAACCGTCCCGCTGTCACGTCAGCCCGCAGATTTTCACCGGCCGGGGGTTCCGGGATGACCCGACCCACCTTGCGCGCATGCGAAGGGAATACGTTTTCATGGCCGCCCGCCAGAGTTATCCGGGACGGCACTTACTTGATTCACAGCGCCGAGCTTTGAAGAATTCTCCCATGTCGCAGGTGACCAACCCGCTGTTCACGGCAGGCTGGCTCTCGTTTGCGGAAAACCTGCTCGACGAGCTCGGCTACCTGACCCGACCGCTTGACCGGCTGGTACACCACCAACGCGGACTGAGCCGTGCCGCCCTCGCCATGATCGACGCCGGACTGGCCGCAGGCACACTCGATCAGGACAAGTGCCTTGAAATTCTTGATGGCGCAGGCTTCTCCAGAGAAGAATCCCTCACACGCGTCAGGGCCATCCGGCTCGCCCCAGCCAGTCGCGTCATGCCGGTCCTCGGCCTGCACGAACTGAAAAAGCTGCGCGCCGATTCCAATCTGGAAATATCAGAATTCTGCAAACGGATTTTCGCCCACGGCCAGATACCGCTCGGACGCCTGAACGGTCTCATGAAGGGCTGA
- a CDS encoding chemotaxis protein, whose translation METNILLESGTNELEIVEFYLDEDRVDADYRGYFGINVAKVLEIIQMPELTDMPEASHPAVLGAFNLRDEIIPLVDLAGWLGKNRKENEVPKVIVTEFNRTKSAFLVSGVTRIHRINWSEVEAPTGYVSSLTVNSITGVIKFSNRIVFVLDMEKICRDLNPDEVPVQEPPEAIKQEIKQREVKALVADDSTMARKMITGVLTKAGINVHSVDNGEQAWIQLKKLRQLSLEQDRPINDFIDVIISDIEMPIMDGHTLTRHIKEDPVLKSIPVVLCSSIITETLHHKGIAVGADDQVSKAELNELVPRAFKLVDQNTPA comes from the coding sequence ATGGAAACCAATATACTGCTGGAATCCGGCACCAACGAACTCGAAATCGTTGAATTCTATCTTGATGAAGACCGGGTAGACGCAGACTACAGAGGGTACTTCGGCATCAATGTCGCCAAGGTGCTCGAAATCATCCAGATGCCCGAACTGACGGACATGCCCGAGGCATCACATCCCGCAGTGCTTGGCGCGTTCAATCTCCGGGACGAAATCATCCCGCTGGTCGATCTGGCCGGATGGCTCGGAAAAAACAGAAAAGAAAATGAAGTCCCCAAGGTTATCGTAACGGAATTCAACCGGACAAAAAGCGCATTTCTCGTTTCAGGCGTCACACGCATCCACCGCATCAACTGGAGTGAAGTAGAGGCACCCACCGGGTATGTCTCGTCCCTCACGGTCAATTCCATTACAGGCGTGATCAAGTTTTCCAACCGCATTGTCTTTGTTCTGGACATGGAAAAAATCTGCCGGGACCTCAACCCGGACGAAGTTCCCGTTCAGGAACCGCCGGAAGCCATCAAGCAGGAAATCAAGCAGCGCGAAGTCAAGGCGCTTGTGGCCGACGACTCCACCATGGCCCGCAAGATGATTACCGGAGTCCTGACCAAGGCGGGCATCAATGTCCACTCTGTCGACAATGGCGAGCAGGCATGGATTCAGCTCAAGAAACTCAGACAATTGTCATTGGAACAGGACCGCCCCATCAATGATTTTATCGATGTCATCATATCCGACATCGAAATGCCCATCATGGACGGGCACACCCTGACCCGGCACATCAAAGAAGACCCGGTACTCAAGTCGATTCCCGTGGTGCTCTGTTCATCCATCATTACGGAAACCCTTCACCACAAGGGCATCGCCGTCGGAGCCGACGACCAGGTTTCCAAGGCCGAGCTGAATGAACTCGTCCCCAGAGCCTTCAAGCTCGTCGACCAAAACACGCCCGCCTAA
- a CDS encoding sigma-54 dependent transcriptional regulator produces MSKTISIPTVLVVDDDDNILQVLEARLLSSGLKPLLADRAETALEMLADEAVDCIVSDVKMPGMGGQGLLREVLENWPHIPIIMLTAHGTIPDAVDSIQSGAAGYLTKPFDGKELVRRIRTVLEISKEQPAVTPKATTTKDEIWGGEAPAMRTFLDRLERAARSSAGILLLGESGTGKEKAARLLHDNSPRADGPFTVVDCGSTQPTLLESELFGHVKGSFTHAVKDKKGLIEEADGGTLFLDEIGNISTEMQTRLLRFLQEGTIRRVGDTKERTVSCRVIAATNANLADKVRDGQFREDLYYRLKIVTLTIPPLRNRVEDIPLLAEKFTARMCREQGRAIVSISPEAMDRLTSHPWPGNVRELKHAIEAALVFCDNDIIKAEDLQLDPPSADSPAATALPMSLEENEKNTIIAALAHCNGIKKDAADELGISRRAIHYKIKKYGIGENEN; encoded by the coding sequence ATGAGCAAGACGATATCCATTCCCACCGTCCTTGTCGTGGACGATGACGACAACATACTTCAGGTGCTTGAAGCTCGGCTGCTTTCCTCAGGACTGAAGCCGCTGCTGGCAGACCGGGCGGAAACCGCGCTCGAAATGCTCGCGGACGAGGCGGTCGACTGCATCGTCTCGGACGTGAAAATGCCCGGTATGGGCGGACAGGGGCTGCTTCGGGAAGTGCTCGAAAACTGGCCGCACATCCCGATCATCATGCTCACGGCCCACGGCACCATCCCTGACGCAGTCGACTCCATCCAGTCAGGCGCAGCAGGCTATCTGACTAAGCCCTTTGACGGCAAGGAACTGGTACGGCGCATTCGGACCGTTCTGGAGATCTCCAAGGAGCAACCGGCCGTCACTCCGAAAGCGACCACCACAAAGGATGAGATATGGGGCGGTGAAGCCCCGGCCATGCGGACATTCCTGGATCGTCTTGAACGGGCGGCCCGCTCGTCGGCAGGCATTCTGTTGCTGGGCGAGTCCGGCACAGGCAAGGAAAAAGCCGCCCGCCTGCTGCACGACAACAGCCCGCGTGCCGATGGCCCTTTCACTGTCGTGGACTGCGGCTCGACCCAGCCCACCCTGCTTGAAAGCGAACTCTTCGGCCACGTCAAGGGATCGTTCACCCACGCGGTAAAAGACAAGAAAGGCCTCATTGAAGAGGCTGACGGCGGCACACTGTTTCTTGATGAAATAGGCAATATTTCAACGGAAATGCAAACCCGACTGCTGCGATTTCTACAGGAAGGCACCATCCGACGGGTCGGCGACACCAAGGAGCGCACTGTGTCCTGCCGCGTGATAGCCGCCACCAACGCGAATCTGGCCGACAAGGTGCGCGACGGACAGTTTCGGGAAGACCTGTATTACCGCCTCAAGATCGTGACCCTGACCATTCCGCCGCTCCGCAACCGGGTCGAAGACATCCCGCTGCTGGCCGAAAAATTCACGGCCCGGATGTGCCGGGAACAGGGGCGAGCTATCGTATCGATCAGCCCGGAAGCCATGGACAGGCTCACAAGCCACCCGTGGCCCGGTAATGTCAGGGAACTGAAACACGCCATAGAAGCGGCACTCGTCTTCTGCGACAATGACATCATCAAGGCGGAAGACCTGCAACTCGACCCGCCTTCAGCAGATTCGCCTGCTGCAACGGCCCTTCCGATGTCGCTTGAGGAAAACGAAAAGAACACCATTATCGCCGCCCTCGCCCACTGCAACGGCATCAAGAAAGATGCTGCGGACGAACTCGGAATCAGCCGCAGGGCCATCCATTACAAAATCAAGAAATACGGTATCGGGGAAAACGAGAACTGA
- a CDS encoding HAMP domain-containing sensor histidine kinase, producing MPLIRKLNIAAKLLIWTGMLTAVFFATTAYLLHQVQRDAEVSNRIATVNHDIDSAIQRMLERLYSIQDNIRRYRIMGNEEAVTFIIEDLTRFGEILNETLEKHPGYTEEWEELNREFEITLDPDKSGNDRLSPDLTILEWTNILEQSLLDNQADMEIDLTALHNDGQRAADIGLYGLIACLTLGIGGSLTLAFLLNRSLGEVRRGIRELGTGAPPRDVRVLSGDELGELALAFNAMAARLRREEAMRSDFVAMLSHEIRTPLTSIREAVDLIGSGAFGEVNEKQQHFLSIAEKETVRLSELLSRLMTVSRMDSEELQLSPEQVDASALVASTLERLQPAAEAKRITLHYRQAPTPLPLTCDPGHIQQVLLNLIGNAIKFSPDGTTVEASVSADETAVTFCVHDNGPGIPEEEHDRIFHKYYREPGVRESVDGAGLGLSIAKRIVDGHNGRLWIESTPDHGSTFCFSLPANNAMR from the coding sequence ATGCCCTTGATCCGCAAATTGAATATCGCCGCCAAGCTGCTCATCTGGACAGGCATGCTCACAGCGGTCTTCTTTGCCACGACAGCATACCTCCTCCATCAAGTTCAGCGCGACGCCGAAGTCTCGAACCGCATAGCCACTGTCAACCACGACATAGACTCGGCCATCCAGCGCATGCTGGAGCGACTTTACAGCATACAGGACAACATCCGCCGCTACCGCATCATGGGCAATGAAGAGGCCGTCACCTTCATTATCGAAGACCTGACCCGTTTCGGTGAAATCCTCAATGAAACACTGGAAAAGCATCCGGGATACACCGAAGAATGGGAAGAGCTGAACAGGGAATTTGAAATAACCCTCGACCCGGACAAAAGCGGAAATGACCGCCTGAGCCCGGACCTGACCATCCTTGAGTGGACCAACATCCTCGAACAAAGCCTGCTCGACAATCAGGCGGACATGGAAATCGATCTGACCGCGCTCCACAACGACGGACAGCGGGCGGCAGACATCGGCCTGTATGGCCTTATCGCCTGTCTCACGCTCGGAATCGGCGGCAGCCTCACGCTCGCCTTTCTGCTCAACCGGTCACTGGGCGAGGTACGCCGCGGCATCCGGGAACTGGGCACCGGCGCACCGCCTCGCGACGTGCGTGTCCTTTCCGGCGACGAACTCGGGGAACTCGCCCTCGCTTTCAACGCCATGGCCGCACGACTGCGAAGGGAAGAAGCCATGCGCTCCGATTTCGTGGCCATGCTCAGCCATGAAATCCGCACCCCCTTGACCAGCATCCGTGAAGCCGTGGACCTCATCGGTTCCGGCGCGTTCGGGGAAGTAAACGAAAAGCAGCAGCACTTTCTGTCCATCGCGGAAAAGGAAACCGTGCGCCTGTCCGAACTACTTTCCCGGCTCATGACCGTTTCCCGCATGGATTCGGAAGAGCTGCAACTGTCGCCGGAGCAGGTCGACGCCTCCGCACTCGTCGCCTCGACCTTGGAACGATTGCAGCCTGCCGCCGAAGCCAAGCGGATCACCCTGCATTACAGACAGGCCCCGACTCCGCTGCCGCTGACCTGCGATCCGGGACACATCCAGCAGGTGCTGCTGAATCTCATCGGCAATGCCATCAAGTTTTCTCCAGACGGCACCACGGTCGAAGCGTCTGTCTCGGCTGATGAAACCGCTGTAACCTTTTGTGTTCACGACAACGGCCCCGGCATCCCCGAAGAGGAACACGACCGCATCTTTCACAAATACTACCGGGAACCCGGTGTGCGTGAAAGCGTGGACGGTGCAGGGCTGGGCCTGTCCATTGCCAAACGCATCGTGGACGGCCACAATGGACGGCTGTGGATCGAAAGCACTCCGGACCACGGCTCAACTTTCTGCTTTTCCCTGCCCGCGAACAACGCTATGAGATGA
- a CDS encoding acylphosphatase, with protein MKSYTCIIEGKVTGGKFQSWVLSTAQQLGLNGWVRNIADQKAEILIQGSVEDYSAFREKLKAESPVPDLKSVSCNAMDYDKVHEHFEVRG; from the coding sequence ATGAAGAGTTATACCTGCATTATCGAAGGAAAGGTCACCGGCGGCAAGTTCCAGTCATGGGTTCTGAGCACCGCCCAACAACTCGGCCTGAATGGCTGGGTCCGCAACATCGCCGACCAGAAAGCCGAAATCCTGATTCAGGGAAGCGTGGAGGACTACAGCGCATTCCGCGAAAAACTGAAAGCGGAGTCCCCGGTTCCCGATCTCAAGAGCGTCAGTTGCAACGCCATGGACTACGACAAAGTACATGAGCATTTCGAGGTCCGCGGCTAG
- a CDS encoding zinc ribbon domain-containing protein, with product MPIYEYQCQECQTVFEDWQSGFEDREMECPECGGKSKRLISHSSFHLKGGGWYADGYGGKKSGSAPGEAASPAKPESVCPAKAESGSTEAAPAAKSGSSDSASAGSAS from the coding sequence ATGCCCATCTATGAGTATCAATGTCAGGAATGCCAGACCGTTTTCGAAGACTGGCAGTCCGGGTTTGAGGATCGTGAAATGGAATGCCCCGAATGCGGCGGCAAATCCAAGCGACTCATTTCTCATTCGTCCTTTCACCTGAAAGGCGGCGGCTGGTATGCCGATGGGTACGGCGGAAAGAAATCCGGCAGCGCTCCGGGTGAGGCTGCATCGCCCGCCAAGCCAGAAAGCGTCTGTCCCGCAAAAGCGGAATCAGGCAGTACGGAAGCGGCTCCTGCCGCGAAGTCAGGATCTTCGGACTCAGCGTCCGCAGGTTCCGCATCCTAA
- the purB gene encoding adenylosuccinate lyase, whose translation MLERYSRPEMRELWTLENKFRVWLEVELAVTKGWTEMGEVPREACDEIHEKADFELDRILEIEETTKHDVIAFLTAVEEKVGPNSRYIHLGCTSSDIVDTANGVLLTRAGAIVAEGIDRILAVLKDKAFTHKGLICMGRTHGIHAEPTTYGLKFAGFYAEFMRHKERFEAARENIRVGKLSGAVGTFAHLSPELEERACAILGLKADPHSTQIVQRDRYAQFFTSLAMLAGGIERLGLELRHLQRTEVLEVEEGFTKGQKGSSAMPHKKNPISAENLCGLARVIRSNSLAAMENQALWHERDISHSSVERVIMPDTTALIDYMLHRMSGVLERLVVKEDNIQRNLMGSFGLFYSQRILNKLIATGLKRQAAYEMVQKVAMRCWEGRVQFEDEIRKDEEVNKHLAANDLDEAFDPSYYKRYEDVVFGRVFEGK comes from the coding sequence ATGCTTGAGAGATATTCCCGACCTGAGATGAGAGAGTTGTGGACCTTGGAAAACAAGTTCCGGGTCTGGCTGGAAGTCGAACTGGCCGTTACCAAGGGCTGGACTGAAATGGGTGAAGTGCCCCGGGAAGCCTGTGATGAAATCCATGAAAAGGCGGACTTCGAGCTCGACCGCATTCTCGAAATCGAAGAAACCACCAAACATGATGTCATCGCTTTTCTGACTGCCGTAGAGGAAAAGGTCGGGCCGAATTCCCGATACATCCACCTCGGCTGTACTTCCTCGGACATCGTGGATACCGCAAACGGCGTCCTGCTTACTCGTGCCGGAGCCATCGTTGCCGAGGGCATCGACCGCATCCTTGCAGTGCTCAAGGACAAGGCGTTCACCCACAAGGGCCTGATCTGCATGGGCCGCACGCACGGCATCCATGCCGAGCCCACTACCTATGGACTCAAGTTCGCCGGTTTTTACGCCGAGTTCATGCGCCACAAGGAACGTTTTGAAGCTGCCCGCGAGAATATCCGTGTCGGCAAGCTCTCCGGCGCAGTCGGGACGTTTGCACACCTCAGCCCCGAGCTTGAGGAACGTGCTTGCGCCATCCTTGGCCTCAAGGCTGATCCGCACTCCACCCAGATCGTGCAGCGTGACCGCTATGCCCAGTTCTTCACTTCCCTTGCCATGCTGGCGGGCGGCATCGAACGTCTCGGTCTGGAGCTTCGCCATCTGCAACGCACCGAAGTGCTGGAAGTGGAAGAAGGCTTCACCAAGGGGCAGAAAGGCTCCTCGGCCATGCCGCACAAGAAGAACCCCATTTCCGCTGAAAATCTCTGCGGCCTTGCACGTGTCATCCGCTCCAATTCTCTGGCAGCCATGGAAAATCAGGCTCTCTGGCATGAGCGCGACATCAGCCACTCCTCTGTGGAACGTGTCATCATGCCCGACACCACCGCGCTGATCGATTACATGCTGCACCGCATGTCCGGTGTGCTTGAACGCCTCGTGGTCAAGGAAGACAATATTCAGCGGAACCTGATGGGTTCCTTCGGGCTGTTCTACTCACAGCGGATTCTCAACAAGCTGATCGCAACCGGCCTCAAGAGGCAGGCTGCTTATGAAATGGTACAGAAAGTAGCCATGCGCTGCTGGGAAGGGCGAGTGCAGTTCGAGGACGAAATTCGCAAAGATGAAGAAGTAAATAAACATCTTGCGGCTAACGACCTTGACGAAGCCTTCGACCCCTCGTATTACAAACGATATGAAGACGTTGTTTTTGGTCGCGTCTTTGAGGGAAAATAA
- the pyrE gene encoding orotate phosphoribosyltransferase has protein sequence MNELKIKLARLLLELSYREGDFTLTSGKKSEYYFDCKQTALHAEGSYLIGRLFVEMLKDFDAKGVGGMTLGADPLVSSTTVVSHLEGRPMPGFIIRKKSKGHGTNQYLEGLANFSEGDKVVLLEDVCTTGGTLITAAERVRDAGLEIVGVLAVLDREEGGRENLKNAGLELSSIFTRQELLAAGRK, from the coding sequence ATGAACGAATTGAAAATCAAACTTGCCAGACTGCTTCTTGAACTCTCTTACCGCGAAGGGGATTTCACCCTGACCTCGGGCAAGAAGAGTGAGTATTACTTTGATTGCAAGCAGACTGCCCTGCATGCCGAAGGGAGCTATCTCATCGGTCGCCTGTTTGTCGAAATGCTGAAGGATTTCGACGCCAAAGGCGTGGGCGGAATGACTCTTGGAGCAGATCCGCTGGTTTCAAGCACAACAGTCGTCTCCCATCTGGAGGGACGGCCCATGCCCGGTTTCATCATCAGGAAGAAATCCAAGGGGCACGGCACCAACCAGTACCTTGAAGGGCTGGCGAATTTCAGCGAGGGCGACAAGGTCGTGCTGCTGGAAGACGTGTGCACGACCGGTGGAACGCTGATTACGGCGGCCGAACGCGTGCGGGACGCAGGCCTCGAAATCGTCGGTGTTTTGGCGGTTCTGGATCGTGAAGAAGGCGGACGGGAGAACCTGAAAAACGCGGGTCTGGAACTCAGTTCCATTTTCACCCGTCAGGAGCTTCTGGCCGCAGGCAGGAAATAG